From the genome of Mycetocola spongiae, one region includes:
- the upp gene encoding uracil phosphoribosyltransferase: MRVHVADHPLITHKLTVLRDKTTPSPVFRALTEELVTLLAYEATREVRTETVTIETPVTTTTGLAISQPRPLVVPILRAGLGMLEGMVKLLPTAEVGFLGMARDEETFEPVTYAERLPDDLSGRQCFVLDPMLATGGSLGAAIEFLFKRGAEDVTAICLLAAPEGVAALEKMTEGRNVNIVLGTIDERLDEHGYIVPGLGDAGDRLYGLA; this comes from the coding sequence ATGCGAGTGCACGTAGCCGATCACCCCCTGATCACCCATAAACTCACGGTGCTGAGGGATAAAACCACACCGTCCCCCGTCTTCCGGGCCCTGACGGAGGAGCTGGTCACCCTGCTCGCCTATGAGGCCACCCGCGAGGTGCGCACCGAAACGGTGACCATCGAGACCCCCGTCACCACCACCACGGGCCTGGCGATCAGCCAGCCCCGCCCGCTGGTGGTGCCCATCTTGCGCGCCGGCCTCGGCATGCTGGAGGGCATGGTGAAGCTGCTTCCCACCGCCGAGGTGGGCTTTCTGGGCATGGCACGCGATGAGGAGACGTTTGAACCCGTCACCTATGCCGAGCGCCTCCCCGATGACCTCTCCGGCCGGCAGTGCTTTGTCCTGGACCCGATGCTGGCCACGGGCGGTTCGCTCGGCGCCGCGATCGAGTTCCTGTTTAAGCGCGGGGCCGAGGACGTTACGGCGATCTGCCTCCTGGCAGCCCCCGAGGGTGTGGCCGCACTCGAGAAGATGACCGAGGGGCGCAATGTAAATATTGTCCTCGGCACGATCGACGAGCGCCTGGACGAGCACGGTTATATCGTGCCGGGCCTGGGCGACGCGGGCGACCGCCTCTACGGCCTCGCCTAG